A genome region from Streptomyces sp. NBC_01296 includes the following:
- a CDS encoding YbjQ family protein, whose protein sequence is MGIDDYSGGPGAQQTGVLVVTTNDVPGYRVEQVIGEVFGLTVRSRHLGSQIGAGLKSMIGGELKGLTKTLVETRNQAMERLIEAAKARGANAVLMMRFDVTDASDVGTEVCAYGTAVVITPAST, encoded by the coding sequence ATGGGTATCGATGACTACAGCGGCGGCCCGGGGGCCCAGCAGACCGGCGTCCTGGTCGTGACGACGAACGACGTCCCCGGCTACCGGGTCGAGCAGGTCATCGGTGAGGTCTTCGGCCTCACCGTCCGCTCCCGCCACCTCGGCAGCCAGATCGGCGCAGGCCTGAAGTCGATGATCGGCGGCGAACTCAAGGGCCTGACCAAGACCCTGGTGGAGACCCGCAACCAGGCCATGGAGCGGCTCATCGAGGCAGCGAAGGCCCGCGGCGCGAACGCGGTCCTGATGATGCGGTTCGATGTGACCGACGCCTCCGACGTCGGGACCGAGGTGTGTGCGTACGGGACGGCCGTCGTGATCACCCCCGCCTCCACCTGA
- a CDS encoding endo-alpha-N-acetylgalactosaminidase family protein — translation MRTPFRPTAAAAVAGLLATLVVSGPAPAAAAAAAPVTISSAELSVAVDSGFPRVVGYTRRATGDVLNGNEDALSAIVVNGTAYTPAVTSTPSASAVDYALSFSGVTIRSRLSVTGSVVEFKVTAIEDTPALRVRSLAIPDHSLVSVRSDQPGAALATATMHTATTGTGDTFTPVTSSTPVDPAATTVMYGLANTAKLAAAIDSNSLYDTPSGGTARENGRISKRVTDKGAYRRAGLWSGAWLYRAAGAADTDTEPLPYARIAITGDRNGDGAVDWQDAAVAYRDIWTPPTGWQQTADRVVQRIPFNFASQATHPFTETLDETKRVSLATDGLGQFVLLKGYASEGHDSAHMDYKNIGSKPGGAADLNTLTTAGHAYNADFGVHINATEEYPVSATFDPAHQSGGLGWDWLDQSYSVDTRKDGQSGERLKRLQDLKAAVPGLDFLYVDVWYGDGYVSRKLQREIGGLGFQLATEFPNTLTEQSLWHHWAADVNYGGSDLKGINSTIARFIANHTKDDWIAANPLLGGAELTAYEGWQGKKDYTAFLNTTFAVNLPTKYLQESPIVKWTADSVTLANGATATTTGNTRKITTGGRTVLSGGSYLLPRDGKLYHWNDKGGSTTWTLPAGWSAPRLYQLTDTGRQLVGDLPVTGGQVTINATAKTAYVVTDGGAPAQADPKWGEGTPVKDPSFYAGNLDAWTVTGTGAAVARNAQGQNELTFAAATAPAVSQQLAGLTPGTYAASVWVSTPTGRAATLGVTPAGGSAASVYADSSPLTNDLGGSEKNGTRMQRMKVFFDVPAGRSTATLKLSAAAGSGTVHLDDVRVVRSARTPLGGHTFAEDFENVDAGWGPFAFGGAGGSATDPRTHLAQRNAPYTQAGWGGKLVDDVIGGQNSLKSHEERTGLVYRTLPQTLRLTPGHAYRVAFRYESGFGGDYRFITGSGSTETATALDQARTPTALGTTFTAGADAWIGVRKVTPEDSHDEADLVLDDLTVDDLGPAGGGELLVPQGQMSVQAVDSQETAGENGAAANVLDGDASTLWHTQWYAATAPMPHEITLDLGASYDVSALHCLPRQTQSNGRIADYQVFTSADGVTWGTAAAAGTFPNTTARQDVTFTPRTARYVRLKATSEVSGNPWTSVAELNVGYRPPSATASRGSLR, via the coding sequence ATGCGTACACCCTTCCGGCCCACCGCAGCAGCCGCGGTCGCCGGTCTCCTCGCCACCCTGGTCGTCTCCGGGCCCGCGCCGGCCGCGGCGGCGGCCGCCGCACCCGTGACGATCAGCTCGGCCGAGCTGTCCGTCGCCGTGGACAGCGGTTTCCCCCGGGTCGTCGGCTACACCCGGCGGGCCACCGGCGACGTGCTGAACGGCAACGAGGACGCCCTCTCCGCGATCGTCGTGAACGGGACCGCGTACACCCCCGCCGTGACCTCCACCCCGTCCGCGTCCGCGGTGGACTACGCGCTGTCCTTCTCCGGGGTGACCATCAGATCCCGGCTCTCGGTGACCGGTTCGGTCGTCGAGTTCAAGGTCACCGCGATCGAGGACACCCCCGCCCTGCGCGTCCGCAGCCTTGCCATCCCCGACCACAGCCTCGTCAGCGTCCGCAGCGACCAGCCCGGCGCCGCGCTGGCCACCGCGACCATGCACACCGCCACCACCGGCACCGGGGACACCTTCACCCCCGTCACCTCGAGTACCCCCGTGGACCCCGCCGCGACGACGGTCATGTACGGGCTCGCCAACACCGCCAAGCTGGCCGCGGCCATCGACTCCAACTCCCTCTACGACACCCCCTCCGGCGGCACCGCCCGCGAGAACGGCCGGATCAGCAAGCGGGTCACCGACAAGGGGGCCTACCGCCGCGCCGGCCTGTGGAGCGGAGCCTGGCTCTACCGGGCCGCGGGCGCCGCCGACACCGACACCGAGCCGCTCCCGTACGCGCGGATCGCGATCACCGGCGACCGCAACGGCGACGGAGCCGTCGACTGGCAGGACGCCGCCGTCGCCTACCGCGACATCTGGACCCCGCCCACCGGATGGCAGCAGACCGCCGACCGGGTCGTGCAGCGCATCCCCTTCAACTTCGCCTCCCAGGCCACCCACCCGTTCACCGAGACCCTCGACGAGACCAAGCGCGTCAGCCTCGCCACAGACGGCCTCGGCCAGTTCGTCCTCCTCAAGGGGTACGCCTCCGAGGGCCACGACTCCGCACACATGGACTACAAGAACATCGGCTCCAAGCCGGGCGGCGCCGCCGACCTGAACACCCTCACCACCGCCGGACACGCCTACAACGCCGACTTCGGCGTCCACATCAACGCCACCGAGGAGTACCCGGTCTCCGCGACCTTCGACCCGGCCCACCAGAGCGGCGGACTCGGCTGGGACTGGCTCGACCAGTCGTACTCCGTGGACACGCGGAAGGACGGCCAGTCCGGCGAGCGGCTGAAGCGGCTCCAGGACCTGAAGGCGGCCGTGCCCGGGCTCGACTTCCTGTACGTGGACGTCTGGTACGGGGACGGGTACGTATCGCGCAAGCTCCAGCGCGAGATCGGCGGACTCGGCTTCCAGCTCGCCACCGAGTTCCCCAACACGTTGACCGAGCAGTCCCTCTGGCACCACTGGGCGGCCGACGTCAACTACGGCGGCAGCGACCTCAAGGGCATCAACTCCACCATCGCCCGCTTCATCGCCAATCACACGAAGGACGACTGGATCGCCGCGAACCCGCTGCTCGGCGGCGCCGAACTCACCGCGTACGAGGGCTGGCAGGGCAAGAAGGACTACACCGCGTTCCTGAACACCACCTTCGCCGTCAACCTGCCGACCAAGTACCTCCAGGAATCCCCGATCGTGAAGTGGACCGCCGACTCGGTCACCCTCGCCAACGGCGCCACCGCCACCACCACCGGCAACACCCGGAAGATCACCACCGGCGGACGCACCGTGCTCAGCGGCGGGAGTTACTTGCTCCCGCGCGACGGCAAGCTGTACCACTGGAACGACAAGGGCGGCTCCACGACCTGGACCCTGCCCGCAGGCTGGTCCGCGCCCAGGCTGTACCAACTGACCGACACCGGGCGACAGTTGGTCGGCGACCTGCCCGTCACCGGCGGCCAGGTCACGATCAACGCCACCGCGAAGACCGCCTACGTCGTCACCGACGGCGGCGCGCCCGCCCAGGCCGACCCGAAATGGGGCGAGGGCACCCCGGTCAAGGACCCCTCCTTCTACGCGGGCAACCTCGACGCCTGGACCGTCACCGGGACCGGGGCCGCCGTCGCCCGCAACGCCCAGGGCCAGAACGAGCTCACGTTCGCCGCCGCGACCGCCCCCGCCGTCTCCCAGCAGCTCGCGGGCCTGACGCCCGGCACCTACGCCGCCTCCGTCTGGGTCTCCACCCCGACCGGCCGGGCCGCCACCCTCGGCGTCACCCCCGCAGGGGGCAGCGCGGCCTCCGTGTACGCCGACTCCTCGCCCCTGACGAACGACCTGGGCGGGAGCGAGAAGAACGGCACCAGGATGCAGCGCATGAAGGTGTTCTTCGACGTCCCGGCAGGCCGGTCCACCGCCACTCTGAAACTCTCCGCCGCGGCCGGGTCCGGCACCGTCCACCTGGACGACGTACGCGTGGTCCGCTCCGCCCGCACCCCGCTCGGCGGCCACACCTTCGCCGAGGACTTCGAGAACGTCGACGCCGGCTGGGGCCCCTTCGCCTTCGGCGGCGCAGGCGGCTCCGCCACCGACCCGCGCACCCACCTGGCCCAGCGCAACGCCCCGTACACGCAGGCCGGCTGGGGCGGGAAGCTCGTCGACGACGTGATCGGCGGGCAGAACTCCCTCAAGTCGCACGAGGAGCGCACCGGACTCGTCTACCGCACCCTGCCCCAGACGCTGCGGCTGACCCCGGGGCACGCGTACAGGGTCGCCTTCCGCTACGAGAGCGGCTTCGGCGGGGACTACCGGTTCATCACCGGCTCCGGCAGCACCGAGACCGCCACCGCGCTGGACCAGGCCCGTACGCCCACCGCCCTCGGTACCACCTTCACCGCCGGGGCCGACGCCTGGATCGGCGTACGGAAGGTGACCCCGGAGGACTCGCACGACGAGGCCGACCTGGTCCTCGACGACCTGACGGTGGACGACCTCGGGCCGGCGGGCGGCGGTGAACTCCTCGTGCCGCAAGGGCAGATGAGCGTACAGGCCGTCGACAGCCAGGAGACCGCCGGCGAGAACGGCGCCGCCGCCAACGTCCTGGACGGCGACGCCTCCACCCTCTGGCACACGCAGTGGTACGCGGCCACCGCGCCGATGCCGCACGAGATCACCCTGGACCTCGGCGCCTCGTACGACGTCTCGGCCCTCCACTGCCTGCCCCGGCAGACCCAGAGCAACGGCCGCATCGCCGACTACCAGGTGTTCACCTCCGCGGACGGGGTCACCTGGGGCACGGCGGCCGCCGCCGGGACCTTCCCGAACACGACGGCCCGGCAGGACGTCACCTTCACGCCCCGCACCGCGCGCTACGTGAGGCTCAAGGCCACGAGCGAGGTGTCCGGCAACCCGTGGACCTCGGTCGCAGAACTCAACGTCGGCTACCGGCCTCCGTCCGCTACCGCTTCCAGAGGGTCACTTCGGTGA
- a CDS encoding DUF397 domain-containing protein, with translation MQMNNGVVASEIPGAVWVKSRASVGNGNCVEVAALAGGAVALRNSRFPDGPALVFTTAEIEAFIDGVKHAEFDHLTG, from the coding sequence ATGCAGATGAACAACGGCGTGGTGGCGAGCGAGATTCCCGGCGCGGTGTGGGTCAAGAGCAGGGCCAGTGTGGGCAACGGCAACTGCGTGGAGGTCGCCGCCCTGGCGGGTGGCGCCGTGGCGCTGCGGAACTCGCGCTTCCCCGACGGTCCGGCCCTGGTGTTCACGACCGCCGAGATCGAGGCGTTCATCGACGGCGTCAAACATGCGGAATTCGACCACCTGACCGGATGA
- a CDS encoding LuxR C-terminal-related transcriptional regulator, with product MQSSAHPAVVRLRAVLPAVAVCGLALALYTVASLRERRISARCAVGALLVLLWGSRLAEHGIGPLSVGFVTVTTIVCWVTGDGARRLRELTRQLRREQEEKARRAVMEERIQIARELHDVIAHHVSVISVQTGLAGLSKSDIAERLVPSAATVKTHVHRCMSKLGVSGRAQAVVLAHESGLVARLP from the coding sequence GTGCAGTCGTCCGCGCATCCGGCGGTGGTCCGGCTCCGCGCCGTGCTGCCGGCCGTCGCCGTGTGCGGCCTCGCGCTCGCGCTGTACACCGTCGCCTCGCTCCGCGAGCGGCGAATTTCGGCCAGATGTGCGGTCGGCGCACTGCTCGTCCTGCTCTGGGGGAGCCGGCTCGCCGAACATGGCATCGGCCCGCTCAGCGTCGGCTTCGTGACCGTCACTACCATCGTCTGCTGGGTGACCGGCGACGGCGCCCGGCGGCTGCGCGAGCTCACCCGGCAACTGCGCCGGGAACAGGAGGAGAAGGCCCGGCGGGCCGTCATGGAGGAGCGCATCCAGATCGCCCGCGAGCTGCACGACGTCATCGCCCACCACGTCTCGGTGATCTCCGTCCAGACCGGCCTCGCTGGCCTGTCCAAGTCCGACATCGCCGAGCGGCTCGTCCCCAGCGCCGCCACCGTCAAGACGCACGTGCACCGCTGCATGAGCAAGCTCGGGGTGTCCGGCCGCGCCCAGGCCGTGGTCCTGGCCCACGAGTCCGGCCTCGTCGCCCGCCTGCCCTGA
- a CDS encoding SAM-dependent methyltransferase, whose translation MESPQNPSGHPPARPQTPLVDMHTPSVARMYDWLLGGVENYASDREACARLLEIAPSTQLLARNNRAFLRRVVRILVEEYGIRQFLDHGSGLPTQDNVHEVAQRADPGCKVAYIDNDPMVLAHAQTTLHEDGRTLVLSKDLRLTRQIRQDTDRFLDWDRPIAALFVSVLHCLRDTDDENDPAAVVRTTAAQLPPGSFMVICQLVSDDPVVRRDVTRLMDVTTHGTWGRVRETHEVRRYFDGLEILGPGLVDVVDWRPDTAPPPAGSRPRDWVEWGGVGRL comes from the coding sequence ATGGAGTCGCCGCAGAATCCGTCGGGACACCCGCCCGCACGCCCGCAGACCCCCCTCGTCGACATGCACACCCCGAGCGTCGCCCGGATGTACGACTGGCTGCTGGGCGGGGTGGAGAACTACGCGAGCGACCGCGAGGCCTGTGCCCGGCTGCTGGAGATCGCCCCCAGCACCCAGCTCCTGGCCCGCAACAACCGGGCGTTCCTGCGGCGCGTCGTGCGCATCCTGGTCGAGGAGTACGGGATCCGGCAGTTCCTCGACCACGGCTCCGGTCTGCCCACCCAGGACAACGTGCACGAGGTGGCGCAGCGGGCCGATCCCGGCTGCAAGGTCGCGTACATCGACAACGACCCCATGGTCCTGGCGCACGCCCAGACCACACTGCACGAGGACGGCCGCACGCTCGTGCTGTCCAAGGACCTGCGGCTGACCCGGCAGATCCGGCAGGACACCGACCGCTTCCTGGACTGGGACCGGCCCATCGCGGCCCTGTTCGTGTCCGTGCTGCACTGCCTGCGGGACACGGACGACGAGAACGATCCCGCCGCGGTCGTACGGACCACCGCCGCGCAGCTGCCGCCGGGCAGTTTCATGGTGATCTGCCAGCTCGTCAGCGACGATCCGGTCGTACGCCGCGACGTGACGCGGCTCATGGACGTGACCACGCACGGCACCTGGGGCCGGGTGCGGGAGACCCACGAGGTGCGCCGGTACTTCGACGGGCTGGAGATCCTCGGGCCCGGGCTCGTCGACGTGGTCGACTGGCGGCCCGACACCGCGCCGCCGCCCGCAGGGAGCCGGCCGCGGGACTGGGTGGAGTGGGGCGGGGTCGGCCGCCTCTGA
- a CDS encoding helix-turn-helix domain-containing protein, translating into MPALPEPLPEPVAPVLPMGNDPARAAADRLLGRELRRCREARGLTLRQVAPVIRGSVSKISRLERGESPPKPRDVRDLARHYGVDAEEMWAIERLLEHAQDSEWYEQFSDVTPDFLRRLIQLEGDAEEICVYENLVVPGILQTRDYARYMVRAVMPSAEPQEVERVVELRTERQLRLMDSPLPRVTALLEEGVLHRRCGNAAVMHEQLNHLLRAGDTDKVSIRILRMTREYGATPPYPITHLKFRDGEHAELAYVEHINGANYVTRPRALDDYRHALSNLRNVASSKDESVGLILEAKRQFRDSGDD; encoded by the coding sequence ATGCCCGCCCTCCCTGAGCCGCTGCCCGAGCCCGTCGCTCCCGTCCTGCCGATGGGAAACGATCCGGCCCGGGCGGCGGCCGACCGCCTGCTGGGGCGGGAACTGCGCAGGTGCCGCGAGGCCCGCGGCCTGACCCTGCGCCAGGTCGCACCGGTCATCCGCGGATCGGTGTCGAAGATCAGCCGGCTGGAGCGCGGCGAGAGCCCGCCGAAGCCGCGCGACGTACGCGATCTCGCCCGGCACTACGGCGTCGACGCCGAAGAGATGTGGGCGATCGAACGGCTCCTGGAGCACGCGCAGGACTCCGAGTGGTACGAGCAGTTCAGCGACGTCACCCCCGACTTCCTCAGACGCCTCATCCAGCTGGAGGGCGACGCCGAGGAGATCTGCGTCTACGAGAACCTCGTCGTCCCCGGCATCCTCCAGACCCGCGACTACGCCCGGTACATGGTCCGGGCCGTCATGCCCAGCGCCGAGCCGCAGGAGGTCGAACGGGTCGTCGAGCTGCGCACCGAACGGCAGCTGCGGCTGATGGACAGCCCGCTGCCCCGGGTGACCGCCCTGCTCGAGGAAGGCGTACTGCACCGCCGCTGCGGGAACGCGGCCGTGATGCACGAGCAGCTGAACCACCTGCTGCGCGCCGGCGACACCGACAAGGTCAGCATCCGCATCCTCAGGATGACCCGTGAGTACGGGGCCACACCGCCCTACCCGATCACGCACCTGAAGTTCCGCGACGGGGAGCACGCCGAGCTGGCGTACGTGGAGCACATCAACGGCGCGAACTACGTGACCCGGCCGCGGGCCCTCGACGACTACCGCCACGCCCTGAGCAACCTGCGGAACGTGGCGTCCTCCAAGGACGAGAGCGTCGGCCTGATCCTCGAGGCGAAGCGCCAGTTCCGCGACAGCGGTGACGACTAG